Proteins encoded together in one Lathyrus oleraceus cultivar Zhongwan6 chromosome 5, CAAS_Psat_ZW6_1.0, whole genome shotgun sequence window:
- the LOC127082363 gene encoding uncharacterized protein LOC127082363, producing MEGVEEEGFEGATEEFLDVVPADSAVHDDVFTLSNTVDSFVFELDSDVSDVYAPTNEVSEYDCDIATITIFYPTNQINSEGESSSERDFESEDESESEGDTDTKVESDSEIEYDDSDSNDDPDSDGDQDSDDDPDSSGNPTFEDGPYEGGPCEVIVYECGPASKTRPHRIDRFHKGL from the exons atggaaggggttgaggaagaagggtttgaaggtGCTACTGAAGAGTTCCtagatgttgttcctgctgattccgcagtccatgatgatgtatttacTCTTTCCAATACGGTTGACTCTTTTGTatttgaacttgattccgatgtttcggatgtttatgcTCCAACAAATGAGGtttctgagtacgactgtgaCATTGCAACTATAACTATTTTCTatccaactaatcagatca actctgaaggagaatctTCCTCTGAAAGAGATTTTGAGTCTGAAGATGAGTCTGAGTCTGAAGGTGACACTGATACTAAAGTTGAGTCTGACTCTGAAATAGAATATGATGATTCAGATTCTAATGATGATCCAGATTCTGATGGTGACCaagattctgatgatgatccAGACTCTAGTGGTAATCCAACCTTTGAAGATGGACCTTATGAAGGTGGACCTTGTGAAGTTATAGTTTATGAATGTGGTCCTGCTTCTAAAACTAGGCCACATAGAATTGACAGATTCCACAAAGGCTTGTAG